The DNA segment AGGTTTCCGTGGATGAATTGTCCGTTAGCGCCTGAAAGACTCATGGACCCTATCTCTTCATGGTTATAAAAAACCGCAACTTGTGTAGTATCCCCTGCTTGGGTAGCGCAGAATGAGCGTAACACAGCATGGCAACCAGCTAGATTATCAATCCTTCCGGAAGAGATTGTGTGGTCATTGTACAGGACTGGTATCTGTGAGGGGACGAGATACCAATCTCCTCCAATGATCTGGGTAACCTCGATGCCAAGAGCCTCTGCGATGAGATACTCTAGGGGCTTACTCAGATGCTCCTCTGAAATTGAAGAAAATAACAGCGCCTGAAGATGGGTCTGGGGGTTATACTCAAACCCCTTATTGATTTCCCGATTCAAGTGTATCGCAAGATTTGGGATTTGAGCGACGGGATGCTGAAGGGAAAAGCTCTCCAACCGGGGAGATTTTTCACCTGAAGTTTTAATCAGAGCACTACCGGCCAGGGTAAGCTCACGATCTACCCATGAAGAAAGTATCGGTCCCCCGTATACCTCGACATTCAACACCTGGCCCCCACCCATGGTTCGGATGGATTGGGGTTTTACCTTTAATAACGGACTATCGGTGTGCGCAGCTGCAATACGAAATCCTGTTTCATCCGGTGATCTCATACCCATACGGAATGACATAATTGCACCTTGCTCTCTCGAGATGTAGTACAAACCGCCGGGGCTTAGGTCCCACCGTTCAGTCTCTTCAAGTCGTTTTGCGCCGAGATTGCTCAGTCGTTTCTCAATCTCTGCATGGGCATTATGCATGGTCGGGCAGGCAGTAATAAAATGCTGGAGCTGTTTTTGTGCTGCAGACAGTTCTTCGGCAGGTATGGATTGCATTGATTCCTCCAACAATTAATACAGGGTGTAGATTAGAAAGCGGCCGTCCAAAGGTCCGTTTTTTATGGTGATTTTGCGATCAGTGCGCAGACCGATGTGTTTTGCTTGATTACCATTGGCGGTAAATACCCCTGCAACCGCGCCACTCCATTGCTGCTTCAATGTATCCCCAATATCCGTATAAAGGCCTGGATCGTCCTGGAGATTAAGACGTTTATCATACGGCGGATTCATCAGGATGAACTCCTGGTGGTTCTCTCCCGAGGATGATAGACCTGATCGAATACCGGCAGTCCGTTCATGAAGTTGGTTAAAGGGAGAATGTACGAAATGAATATCCATCTCTACCCCGGCGCGTCGGGCGTTCTGGCGTGCATACTTGATCATTTTTGGATCTCGGTCTGCGGCAATGATACAAAACTCTCCGTGCAAGGGTTCTGGGGAAAACTCAGCTGAGTCCTGCCAACCGAAGGCCTTTTTATCCGGCCAGTGAGAGATTGCAAAACCTTGGGGACGTGATCGCTGCGGGTACAGTCCCTTGGATATCAGGGCTGCTTCGATGGCAATAGTACCGCTCCCGCACATCGGGTCAATAAATACTCCCCTGCCCTGCCAACCGAGGATATTGCAGAGCCCCGCGGCTATGACTTCGTTCAGGGGGGCCTCACCAGCCTGGGATCGGTAACCCCGGAAGGAAAGAGGTTTGCCCGCAGCGTCTCTGTAGACGGTGACATTCGAATCCCCTAGGAAAAGAGTGAGGGTAACATCAGGATTTTTAGTATCCACTGAGGGCCGTTTGCCCTGCTTTAGGGAAAGCCGGTCAACGATACTATCCTTGATCCGAAGGGTTAGGAATCTGTCGGATGCTAGGCTGGAGCGCCCGATAGTAAGGATCTTGAAGGTTTGCCAGGGCCGTAAAAACCGCTCCCATGAAAAGCGAAAAAGATGTTTTTCAAGATCTCCTTGAGACTGAAAATTACCCTGAAAAATAGGATCAAGAACCCTTAGAACCGTCCTGGTGAACAGCAGTAGTCGAGTGAGATTTTCCTTTTTACCCCGGCATCGAATAAACCCCGAGGAGGTTGCCTCTATAGTAATACCAAGCCCACCGCATTCCTGGGCTGCAACATCTTCTAAGCCCGGGATGGTTGTAATTGCGAACTCTATTTCTCGACTCATACCTACCCGCCCTTACACCGAGGCATTCTGAAGGAGAAAAATGACATACCCAATATAGAGAGCCAAAAATACACCTCCAGTCCAACGCTGAATTTTTCCCAACACAATAAAAACCAGATAGAGAAGTGTTGAAATAGCCACCATTATTAGAAAATCTAGACTAAATTGACTGAACATTACCGGCAGGGGTTGTATGACTGCGGTTACACCTATTACCGCAAGGGTATTGAAGATATTGCTGCCAATGATATTACCGACGGAGATATCAGCTTCTTTTCTGGCCATGGCTACGATGCTGGTAACCAGTTCCGGGAGACTTGTCCCAAACGCCACAATAGTAATCCCTACAAAGCGTTCACTCACGTTGAAGACATGGATAGCAAGCCAGCTTGCGCCATTAACTAGTATTTCCGCCCCGAACGCAAGGGCTGCGATTCCTCCCAGGGTTTTCCCTAACAGCGGTATCCATGGTTCATCAGCAGAGACATTATCGAGCTCATGCAGATCAATAACCTCAAGGTCTGCGCCGTTTTGGTCTGCAGTTTTGTTTTTTCGGTACAGGGTAAGTATGTATACCACCAATACGCCGAGGAGGATGAACCCTTCTACACGGTTAATAATGGAGGCTTGTTCTTCGGTGAAACCCCAAAGGAGTATACTTAAAATCAATAACCCGTAGCTCAGGAACATAATTGGCGTGTCCCGGCGGACGATGGCTTTCGAGACCGGTATAGGCATAAAAATGGCAGACAGTCCGAGAACGAGCGCAATATTGATTATGTTTGATCCGATTACGTTGCCCAGGGATATGGAAGCCAAGCCCTTGAGTGCTGAGAGTGAGCTCACGAAAAGCTCCGGTGCACTGGTCCCAAAGGCTACGACAGTGAGTCCGATTACAATAGCCGATATTTTTAGCTTTTTTGCAATTCCCCCGGCACCCGCAACCAGAAAGTGGCCACCTCCATACAGAAAAACCAGGCCCAACAGGACCGCGCCGGTATTGATTAGGATATCCAAGATGGTAACTCCAAGTAGTTTAGTTCCGGTTAAGTAGGGTTTCGATTTGGCTGCGATTCAGCATCCGCTCTTCTATGACCTCAACCCGTTTGATTTCAACCGGGTCTTCGATTCCTTCTGTCCGACAATAGTTTATTGCCTCGTATACCGAAGGGAAGTTCTCAAGACTAATAAGTTCGCCAAGTTTTTTGTAGGTTAATACATATCGTATTTGTTGTGCCATAGAGGTTAAGTATAGTTGGTTTTCTATGATTGGTGAATGGGTGATCTGAATTCACCGACCGGTTTTTTTCTCTTGAAAAATCCTTGCAATAATAACCGGAAACCTCTTGACCATAAATTGAATAGCGTGATAAGTTCTGCATCGTTCACGGGCGATTAGCTCAGTTGGTAGAGCGCCTGCCTTACAAGCAGGATGTCGGCGGTTCAAGTCCGTCATCGCCCATTTTTTCTCTTCTGCTTTATTATAATACCCTTTTCCTATTACTTTTAATCAATTACTATACAAGAAATTTATGTTGACTACGGTTAGTGGTACGAACAATCCTGTACGTTCATTGGCTCCTACGCACCCACTCCCCCACATTATAACGGACACCGTTACAGTTATCGGGAGGTTCATCCTGGGGGTGCGTAACAGTATATTCCAGATCTTTAGTTCAATCCTTTACAAAGCCGTACATAGTGCGCAAAAGGTTGTAACTCTGCCCCTATACGGCACCATTCCTGGGGCCGAATCCGGTGCAGCACAGCTGTATCTGGCGTAGTTTACAAGCTTCTGCACACTGTACAAGCCGTGCATAAGATAGCCACTGTTCTCCTAAACCGCCGGCATCCCCATACCCCCTGGATGATCGCTGCGAAGCGTTCCACGCCGATAGTGCTTCCCGCTATGGGCGGATGAGGCTGCGGAAGGCCATGAGCATCCGAGATAATCGTTTGAAGCGGTGCAGCAGTCCGTTCTCATGATAGTAGATGAGCCGGCCACTCCTACGGGGGTATTCAGCTGGGCTATAAAAAATTTTTCTTTTTTGCTATACTTGCGCTCTATGGAAACTCAGAAAACACGCAATATTGGCATCATGGCGCATATAGACGCCGGAAAAACAACCACAACCGAAAGAATTCTCTTCTATACAGGGCGCAGCCACCGACTTGGCGAGGTTGATGATGGTAATGCCACCATGGACTGGATGGAACAAGAGCAGAACCGCGGTATAACCATTACCTCAGCTGCGACTACCTGCTATTGGAAGGATTGTAAAATCAATATCATTGATACTCCCGGCCATGTGGATTTTACTGCCGAGGTTGAACGTTCATTGCGGGTTTTGGATGGTACGGTTGCAATTTTCTGTGCTGTCGGCGGTGTTGAGCCCCAGAGTGAAACGGTTTGGCACCAGGCTGATACCTACAATGTACCTCGAATAGCATATATTAATAAAATGGATCGGATTGGGGCTGATTTCTTCGCGGTAATTGAAGAAATGAAGGAAAAATTCCAATGCGAGCCAGCCGTCTTAACCCTCCCAATCGGAGCAGAAAATAACTTTGAAGGTATTATCGACCTTCGCACCATGGAGGAGCGGCATTGGAATCCAGATAGTAAGGGCTCGGATATTGAAACCAGGCCGATACGTGATTCTCACCTTGAAGAGGCTGCGCGGTGGAGAGAGGTGCTTCTTGATCAGCTGACACGGTTTTCGGATTCTCTTACCGAGAAGGTATTAGACGGTCAGGAGGTTAGTGCAGCGGAGATTAATTCGATACTCCGGGAGCAGACGATTCAACGGGCACTGATACCTGTTACCTGTGGAGCCTCTTTGCGGAATATCGGTGTACAGCTTGTAATGGATAATATCGTTGATTTTCTGCCAGCGCCTGATGAATTGCCTCCCATTGAAGGGTTGCATATAAAAAAGCAAACCAATGTATTATTCAACCGGTCAACGGATGAGAGCCCTGTGGCTCTCATTTTCAAAATCCACCATGACCGAGAAGCCGGCCCCATGTGTTTCGTGAGAGTCTATTCCGGAAGTATAAAAGCCGGGACAGCAGTATACAATGCTAGCAAAAAAAAGCGGGAACGAATAAATAGGCTTCTCCGTATGCATTCTAATCGATCCGAATCAATCGATGTTCTGAATGCCGGGGATATTGGGGTTATTATTGGATTTAAGATTGCGCAAACCGGAGATACCATTGCCTCCGAGGGGCTGCCGGTGATTCTGGAGTCTATGCATTTTCCTGAACCTGTTATTTCAAGTGCCATTGAACCGAAAACCTTATCCGATCGGGATAAACTAAAGGAAGTACTATCACTGATTGCCCAGGAAGATCCCACATTTTTCTGGAAGGAGGATGAAGAGACCGGGGAATTGATTATTTCCGGTATGGGAGAACTCCATCTCGATGTTGTAACTACAAGAATAAAGGATGACTATAAACTAGCCGCAAAAATGGGCAAACAGCAGGTTAGTTACCGGGAAAGCATTAGCAGCCCTGTGGATCATAGCTTTAGTTACGAGAAAATGATTGGCGGGAAGGTTCAAACAGCCCGGATCCAGTTCACTATTGCTCCGAGTGAGAAAGCCGCCGGAAACAGATTTATTTCCAAAATCCGGCCGGGACAGGTCCCGGAGGAATTCATCCGGGGTATTGAGCAGAGTGTTACATCCGCTTTTTCATCGGGAATTCGCTTTGGCTATCCGTGTATCGATATCACCTTCACATTGACCGGTATCGATTTCACGCCGGAAACCGATTCAATCTTTGCTTATGAAGCGGCTGCAAGTATGGGGTTTGATGAGGCAGCGGAATTAGCCGGTCCAGTGTTACTTGAACCTGTAATGAAAATCGATATCATGACGCCGAAAGAATACCTTGGCGAGGTAATCTCCGGAATTACTATGCGCGGCGGATTGGTACAGCAGATTGAAAGCAGAACAGCTATTGAGCACATCAAGGCTCAGGCTCCTTTGGAGAAAATGTTCGGGTATTCCACCAGCCTACGAAGCATGACCCAGGGGAGAGGTACCTTCGCTATGGAGTTTAGTCATTTCTCCCCAAAATAGATTTGACAGTTCAAAATACCCCCCCCTATCATAGAAGCAACATAGATGGAACGCTCCCATGGTAGGGATCGGAAAGGAAGGGGTATATGAGCTACAGCACCGAAGACATTAGAAACATCGCGGTTGCTGGCCATGGAGGTACGGGTAAAACCACCTTCGTAGAGAACCTGTTATTTTCTGGGGATCAGATTGAAAAATCTGAACCGGTTGAGTCTGGCCGATCAGTAAGCGATTTTACAGAAGAAGAAATTGATCACAAGATGTCCATTCACACGACCCTATCCCATATTTTTTGGAAAGGTCATAAGATAAATATCTTGGATACACCCGGGGCGAGTGACTTTGTCGGAGAGGTGATAGCCGCATTTCGGACGGCTGAGAGTGCTGTGATGCTTGTAGATAGCCAGGCAGGCGTTGAGATTGAAACCTTGAAGCTCTGGCGTCGTCTGGATAAGCGTAATAAACCCAGGATAGTTTTCGTTAATAAGATGGATCAGCCTCGGGCCGATTTCAATACTGTTTTGGAGGATATCCGAACCAAGCTTGGTGATGATAAAAAACCCTTCATCCCGATTACCATACCCATTGGTGCCGGCGAAGACTTTCGTGGGATTATTGATCTGATACATATGAAAGCGTATATGGTCCATGCTCCCGGTGAGAAGGAACGAGAATCAGAGATTCCTGAGGACATGAGGGAACTTGCTCAAGAGTTTCATGAGGCGATGATTGAAGCTGCAGCTGTCGGTGATGATGAGCTCATGGAGAAATATCTTGAAGAGGAAGACTTAACAGTTGATGAAGCCATCAGGGGGCTTACCGAAGGTCTGGTAGATAATAAGCTAACTCCGGTATTCTGCGGGGCTGCTCTGCTAAACACCGGTGTATCAGCTATCTTGGATTTCCTGAATATCGCAGCGCCCTCCCCCGCTGGAATCGACGAAATCTATTATGATGATGAACATACCGAAAACCATGTTGCGATTCATAAGGATGATTTTTTCAGTGCCTTCAGCTTTAAGACAAGCATTGATCAATATGCCGGTAAGCTTTCGTATATTAAGGTTGTAACAGGATCCCTTAGGTCTGATGTTGATATCTTGAACACCCGGGAACATAAGAAAGAACGCATTAGTAAAATATATATGTGCCAGGGAAAGAAGCTGGAAGAAGTGGATGAATTGTTCGCAGGAGATCTCGGTATTATCGCCAAAATTGCCAGCGCCCATACGAATGATAGCTTCTGTTCACCCGAGAAGAACCTGTACTATAAGCCCTTACAGCTTCCTCAACCCGTCCATTCAATCGCTATCAGCGCTTCCACAAAAAAAGACCAAGATAAATTGGCAGAATTACTACAAAAGGCCACCGAGGAAGATAAAACTCTCAACCTCAGTTACAACAAGGAAACCCATGAGACGGTATTCTCGGGAATGGGAGAGCTGCATATCAATTTGGTGCTTGAGAAGATTAAAAAGAGTACTAAAATGGAAATTCAAACCTCCACCCCCAGGGTTGCGTTTCGGGAAACCATGACGATTCCGGCTGATGCGGAGTATACCCACAA comes from the Spirochaeta lutea genome and includes:
- a CDS encoding M18 family aminopeptidase; translation: MQSIPAEELSAAQKQLQHFITACPTMHNAHAEIEKRLSNLGAKRLEETERWDLSPGGLYYISREQGAIMSFRMGMRSPDETGFRIAAAHTDSPLLKVKPQSIRTMGGGQVLNVEVYGGPILSSWVDRELTLAGSALIKTSGEKSPRLESFSLQHPVAQIPNLAIHLNREINKGFEYNPQTHLQALLFSSISEEHLSKPLEYLIAEALGIEVTQIIGGDWYLVPSQIPVLYNDHTISSGRIDNLAGCHAVLRSFCATQAGDTTQVAVFYNHEEIGSMSLSGANGQFIHGNLRRICLLSGADEEGITISLAKSFQISVDAAHANHPNYPEKFDPAYPVELGKGPVVKISALQRYATTPVTMEPIRQICEDLGVPFQIMVNRSDVPSGTTIGPLSVSRTDIPTIDIGIPIHAMHSTREIGSATDHHHLIQILTEMYNRNHV
- a CDS encoding THUMP domain-containing class I SAM-dependent RNA methyltransferase encodes the protein MSREIEFAITTIPGLEDVAAQECGGLGITIEATSSGFIRCRGKKENLTRLLLFTRTVLRVLDPIFQGNFQSQGDLEKHLFRFSWERFLRPWQTFKILTIGRSSLASDRFLTLRIKDSIVDRLSLKQGKRPSVDTKNPDVTLTLFLGDSNVTVYRDAAGKPLSFRGYRSQAGEAPLNEVIAAGLCNILGWQGRGVFIDPMCGSGTIAIEAALISKGLYPQRSRPQGFAISHWPDKKAFGWQDSAEFSPEPLHGEFCIIAADRDPKMIKYARQNARRAGVEMDIHFVHSPFNQLHERTAGIRSGLSSSGENHQEFILMNPPYDKRLNLQDDPGLYTDIGDTLKQQWSGAVAGVFTANGNQAKHIGLRTDRKITIKNGPLDGRFLIYTLY
- a CDS encoding calcium/sodium antiporter; the protein is MDILINTGAVLLGLVFLYGGGHFLVAGAGGIAKKLKISAIVIGLTVVAFGTSAPELFVSSLSALKGLASISLGNVIGSNIINIALVLGLSAIFMPIPVSKAIVRRDTPIMFLSYGLLILSILLWGFTEEQASIINRVEGFILLGVLVVYILTLYRKNKTADQNGADLEVIDLHELDNVSADEPWIPLLGKTLGGIAALAFGAEILVNGASWLAIHVFNVSERFVGITIVAFGTSLPELVTSIVAMARKEADISVGNIIGSNIFNTLAVIGVTAVIQPLPVMFSQFSLDFLIMVAISTLLYLVFIVLGKIQRWTGGVFLALYIGYVIFLLQNASV
- the fusA gene encoding elongation factor G translates to METQKTRNIGIMAHIDAGKTTTTERILFYTGRSHRLGEVDDGNATMDWMEQEQNRGITITSAATTCYWKDCKINIIDTPGHVDFTAEVERSLRVLDGTVAIFCAVGGVEPQSETVWHQADTYNVPRIAYINKMDRIGADFFAVIEEMKEKFQCEPAVLTLPIGAENNFEGIIDLRTMEERHWNPDSKGSDIETRPIRDSHLEEAARWREVLLDQLTRFSDSLTEKVLDGQEVSAAEINSILREQTIQRALIPVTCGASLRNIGVQLVMDNIVDFLPAPDELPPIEGLHIKKQTNVLFNRSTDESPVALIFKIHHDREAGPMCFVRVYSGSIKAGTAVYNASKKKRERINRLLRMHSNRSESIDVLNAGDIGVIIGFKIAQTGDTIASEGLPVILESMHFPEPVISSAIEPKTLSDRDKLKEVLSLIAQEDPTFFWKEDEETGELIISGMGELHLDVVTTRIKDDYKLAAKMGKQQVSYRESISSPVDHSFSYEKMIGGKVQTARIQFTIAPSEKAAGNRFISKIRPGQVPEEFIRGIEQSVTSAFSSGIRFGYPCIDITFTLTGIDFTPETDSIFAYEAAASMGFDEAAELAGPVLLEPVMKIDIMTPKEYLGEVISGITMRGGLVQQIESRTAIEHIKAQAPLEKMFGYSTSLRSMTQGRGTFAMEFSHFSPK
- a CDS encoding elongation factor G, whose amino-acid sequence is MSYSTEDIRNIAVAGHGGTGKTTFVENLLFSGDQIEKSEPVESGRSVSDFTEEEIDHKMSIHTTLSHIFWKGHKINILDTPGASDFVGEVIAAFRTAESAVMLVDSQAGVEIETLKLWRRLDKRNKPRIVFVNKMDQPRADFNTVLEDIRTKLGDDKKPFIPITIPIGAGEDFRGIIDLIHMKAYMVHAPGEKERESEIPEDMRELAQEFHEAMIEAAAVGDDELMEKYLEEEDLTVDEAIRGLTEGLVDNKLTPVFCGAALLNTGVSAILDFLNIAAPSPAGIDEIYYDDEHTENHVAIHKDDFFSAFSFKTSIDQYAGKLSYIKVVTGSLRSDVDILNTREHKKERISKIYMCQGKKLEEVDELFAGDLGIIAKIASAHTNDSFCSPEKNLYYKPLQLPQPVHSIAISASTKKDQDKLAELLQKATEEDKTLNLSYNKETHETVFSGMGELHINLVLEKIKKSTKMEIQTSTPRVAFRETMTIPADAEYTHKKQTGGHGQYARVVMKFAPLPRGEQFKFANEIKGGAISRGYMPGIEKGLLEGMEEGIVAGYPVVDVEATVIDGKEHPVDSSEMAFKLAARGALREALGKGKCTLLEPIMELHVFIDEQYLGDVLSDLSSKRGRVLGQESLGGGIMEISAEVPQSELLRYSIDLRSITSGTGSFEMNFVYYNPISGKAADDVVKQAQLLNSQE